In the Actinomycetota bacterium genome, one interval contains:
- the rbfA gene encoding 30S ribosome-binding factor RbfA, with amino-acid sequence MSQRMEKVQKLARQVLGEEIQNLKDPRVGFATVTFVKITPDLRHARVFVSVLGSDEAVKATMAGLNSARPYLRSELGRQMRMKYLPELVFELDTGPQEAEKLDEILHRIHGEASTDEGPQP; translated from the coding sequence GTGAGCCAACGGATGGAAAAGGTCCAGAAGCTCGCGCGCCAGGTGCTGGGCGAGGAGATCCAGAACCTGAAGGACCCCCGGGTCGGGTTCGCGACGGTGACCTTCGTCAAGATCACGCCGGACCTCCGGCACGCGCGTGTCTTCGTCAGCGTCCTTGGGAGCGACGAAGCGGTCAAAGCCACGATGGCCGGTCTCAACAGCGCGCGGCCTTACCTGCGCTCCGAGCTCGGTCGGCAGATGCGCATGAAGTACCTGCCCGAGCTGGTGTTCGAGCTCGACACCGGCCCGCAGGAGGCCGAGAAGCTAGACGAGATCTTGCACAGGATCCACGGGGAAGCCTCGACGGACGAGGGGCCACAGCCGT
- a CDS encoding DUF503 domain-containing protein has product MYVGVARFELFIPASSSLKDKRQVVRSVIAAVRNKFNVAVAEVDHQDLWQRCALGVSCVSESAGQCRKVLQEVEKVVGRSVLGSAEIIDRSIDVVDMEDF; this is encoded by the coding sequence ATGTACGTAGGCGTCGCCCGGTTCGAGCTGTTCATCCCTGCCAGCTCGTCGCTGAAGGACAAGCGCCAGGTGGTGCGTTCGGTGATCGCAGCCGTGCGCAACAAGTTCAACGTCGCGGTCGCCGAGGTCGACCATCAGGACCTATGGCAACGTTGTGCCCTCGGCGTCAGCTGCGTGTCCGAGTCCGCGGGTCAATGCAGGAAGGTGCTGCAGGAGGTTGAGAAGGTGGTCGGGCGGTCGGTGCTCGGGTCCGCCGAGATCATCGACCGGAGTATCGACGTCGTCGACATGGAGGACTTCTAG